The following coding sequences lie in one Drosophila sulfurigaster albostrigata strain 15112-1811.04 chromosome 2R, ASM2355843v2, whole genome shotgun sequence genomic window:
- the LOC133839456 gene encoding pseudouridylate synthase 1 homolog, which produces MSEALDKLEQDVLARKEAKEAENKNVQEANRVKRTLKRKKWVDWKTQDDEDAANGVKRAPFDPADRIKRKKSAILLSYCGANYFGMQRNPGMQTIEEELFKVMLKHKWITEDSFEQVQIACFQRAARTDKGVSAARQVCSVKLPEELNLEAFNQDLPEEIRLFGVERVTKGFNAKDQCNARTYTYTLPTVAFASSSEETPPDQETYRIPPELTEKVSETLKLFEGTKNFHNFTSKKNFLDPSAKRFIMSFTCSTPFQSPQGVEFVTLKVKGQSFMLHQIRKMVGLTIAIVRGNTTTATLERALTEERLDLPMAPGLGLVLDTVHYERYNDRYGKDGIHSPLTWEAQEQQVREFIEKYIYANIYKTEAEQNNLLDWLSTLHYHSYDTRREEATTEAGGGQKKNSNEDDDGEE; this is translated from the exons atgaGCGAAGCCCTCGACAAATTGGAACAGGACGTATTGGCAAGAAAAGAGGCCAAGGaagctgaaaataaaaatgtacaagAAGCTAATCGTGTAAAGCGGACTTTAAAGCGTAAAAAGTGGGTGGACTGGAAGACACAAGATGACGAGGATGCGGCGAATGGCGTAAAACGTGCTCCTTTTGATCCTGCGGATCGCATCAAGCGCAAGAAGAGCGCCATACTGCTGAGCTATTGTGGAGCTAACTATTTTGGCATGCAACGCAATCCCGGAATGCAAACCATTGAGGAGGAACTGTTCAAGGTGATGCTTAAGCACAAATGGATCACCGAGGATTCCTTTGAGCAGGTGCAAATTGCGTGCTTTCAACGTGCTGCACGCACTGATAAAGGCGTCTCGGCGGCGCGTCAAGTGTGCTCTGTGAAGCTGC CTGAGGAATTGAATTTAGAGGCATTCAATCAGGATTTGCCCGAGGAGATTCGTTTGTTCGGCGTGGAACGCGTTACCAAAGGCTTCAATGCCAAGGATCAGTGCAATGCACGCACTTACACTTACACATTGCCCACTGTGGCATTTGCTTCAAGTTCTGAGGAAACGCCGCCGGATCAGGAGACGTATCGCATTCCCCCGGAACTTACGGAAAAAGTCAGCGAGACACTCAAGCTTTTTGAGGGAACGAAAAATTTTCACAACTTTACGAGTAAAAA AAACTTTTTAGATCCCTCCGCCAAGCGCTTCATCATGTCCTTTACATGCAGTACGCCATTCCAGAGTCCACAAGGAGTGGAATTCGTAACACTGAAAGTGAAGGGTCAGAGCTTTATGCTGCATCAGATACGAAAAATGGTTGGCTTAACTATTGCCATCGTGCGAGGGAACACAACGACGGCGACGCTGGAACGTGCGTTGACGGAGGAGCGTCTTGATTTACCAATGGCGCCTGGTCTGGGCCTCGTCTTGGATACAGTGCACTATGAGCGCTACAATGACCGATATGGCAAGGATGGCATTCATTCGCCACTCACCTGGGAGGCGCAGGAGCAGCAAGTGCGTGAGTTCATAGAGAAGTACATCTATGCGAATATTTACAAAACGGAAGCGGAGCAAAATAATCTATTGGATTGGCTGAGTACTCTGCATTATCACTCGTACGACACGAGAAGGGAAGAGGCGACAACTGAAGCTGGCGGCGGTCAAAAGAAGAACAGTAACgaggatgatgatggcgaGGAATAG
- the LOC133839447 gene encoding LOW QUALITY PROTEIN: transcription intermediary factor 1-alpha (The sequence of the model RefSeq protein was modified relative to this genomic sequence to represent the inferred CDS: deleted 2 bases in 2 codons; substituted 1 base at 1 genomic stop codon): protein MDMELENLKNDFLPLIAGIKQEQLDSVASDVSVLPQNHLPSTAATTSTSTSSSSSSSVGNPCDSAEKRSESNSSASAKFTLFKCVYCAQVLGINDRPKLLECLHVACGQCVNTKFSELDRSLPPLIHCPVCDNASQNEYIIENQFLIEQCAAGDNGDGNGSSDGLKSSLTANIQCSSCSDGAVATSWCVDCSEYICDNCVQAHQRLKITKDHTIKPKDEANNEQLVGTGGIDKLHMCQLHTQEKLSLFCETCDKLTCRDCQLSDHRDHKYKFAHEIATESRQALSTLVSEINYKRFLLSSATKVIDDRQQLIHDKKKDLIKEITAMVVKITNTVNMRGKQLVMRLNEVCDSKLKVLVEKKETLQLLSDNTDHCIEFMQNALEKGSDFAILSSKKSLVRHLQKLKCQRADIPNPEIPVRIQVQLNQVAELQKVISQLGIVIVDGKPYPPAPSPTQNGPAPPPPRQPPSPNMAPPLRPGLPPGMTAGLSPNGPPGGFGPQNGPPLYSNAAAAQQFNNLSMSRSFPGDGPVRFGGMPPVGMQRQGQPHVSSSTHPQNMDISLRGLLNNQAAQSPTAHLGFNGPPSYPGGPQGAPSPAHQQLGPQMRPHFMAGQQNFGQGGGGPGGGPRDNSNFMNSNARFQSQYQRMASQHAQQQAAAAAMAGAGGGGGGGGQIPSPGALQRPPMMPNPMQNALGFHGSQAGYNSGPPQASNAMHSLAKWHIPQSAQQSNICQQQGPLLPFANGRQTSENFKISLKSPNTLKNSTPPSLSIGGAALPGNGSSSANSIAQLNAAALGLGPAVSILSNVTSTNPKTPSPSTHENTKDFTEPIDKVRDDSINDLIATIAKLDSNGVQVLPEGRTKTTSPQVHSSTDLSNTQEVNNKNEQKDDPNEDWCAVCLDGGELMCCDKCPKVFHQNCHIPAISSLPDESESWQCLLCVNLKELTKTEGNEKSQPGELSSVELRILQRICLELYCQYEQSLNFREPESPANSQYYEIICNPMSLDVIRTRLDPSSPNHYKDIAGFVADVRLIFKNTYLFYQEDSKTYSNAKYLENFFEEQLAKWLPNFGGKLGGSGASTSSNSPNLVAAAAGSPAPMENGRKSCGSASLADSEDGASLPAKRPRRTVHEXNELLPDEKGTEQQSQSNEEKSEQPAQKEDDEQQEKKEQLEQEYALTNDDEAKPTSKEDEQKHDLNFPDFELDLPQRPRSLGSNAIQESADYVLQLLHAYAAAFGL, encoded by the exons ATGGATATGGAATTGGAGAATCTTAAGAATGACTTTTTGCCACTAATCGCGGGCATTAAGCAGGAACAATTGGATTCGGTGGCATCGGATGTGTCCGTCTTGCCACAAAATCATTTACCGAGCACAGCGGCAActacatccacatccacatcctcctcatcgtcatcgtcggtTGGCAATCCATGCGACAGCGCTGAGAAGCGG TCGGAATCAAATTCATCAGCATCCGCCAAGTTTACGCTCTTCAAGTGCGTCTACTGCGCCCAAGTGCTGGGCATTAATGATCGTCCCAAGTTGCTCGAATGCCTCCACGTGGCCTGTGGCCAGTGTGTGAACACCAAGTTCTCAGAGCTGGATCGCTCGCTGCCACCGCTCATTCATTGTCCGGTCTGCGACAATGCCTCACAGAACGAATACATTATTGAGAATCAGTTCCTCATCGAGCAATGCGCCGCCGGCGACAATGGCGATGGCAACGGCTCCAGCGATGGCCTCAAGAGTTCGCTGACAGCCAACATAcagtgcagcagctgctccgaTGGTGCGGTGGCCACATCGTGGTGTGTGGACTGCTCGGAGTACATTTGCGACAATTGTGTGCAGGCGCATCAGCGACTCAAGATCACCAAGGATCACACGATCAAGCCAAAGGATGAGGCCAACAATGAGCAGCTGGTGGGCACCGGTGGCATCGATAAGCTTCACATGTGCCAGCTGCACACACAGGAGAAGCTGTCGTTGTTTTGCGAGACGTGCGACAAGTTGACTTGTCGCGATTGCCAGCTGAGCGATCATCGGGATCACAAGTATAAGTTTGCACACGAGATTGCCACAGAGTCGCGACAAGCGTTGTCTACGCTCGTCTCCGAAATAAACTATAAGCGTTTCTTGCTGTCATCGGCGACCAAAGTGATCGATGATCGCCAGCAGCTGATACATGACAAAAAGAAGGATCTAATCAAAGAGATCACCGCCATGGTGGTCAAAATAACCAACACGGTGAATATGCGTGGCAAGCAGCTTGTGATGCGCCTGAATGAGGTCTGTGACAGCAAACTGAAAGTGCTGGTCGAGAAGAAGGAgacgctgcagctgctgtcggATAACACAGATCATTGCATCGAATTTATGCAGAATGCCCTTGAGAAGGGCAGCGATTTTGCCATATTATCGAGCAAAAAGTCCCTTGTGCGTCATCTGCAAAAACTCAAATGCCAACGCGCTGACATCCCAAATCCCGAGATTCCTGTGCGCATTCAGGTGCAGCTGAATCAGGTGGCCGAACTGCAGAAAGTCATCTCACAGCTGGGCATTGTTATTGTCGATGGCAAGCCATATCCACCGGCGCCATCGCCCACACAAAACGGACCGGCCCCACCGCCTCCACGACAGCCACCTAGCCCGAATATGGCGCCTCCATTGCGTCCAGGCTTGCCGCCAGGCATGACGGCGGGTCTGTCGCCCAACGGACCGCCAGGCGGTTTTGGTCCACAGAATGGACCGCCACTCTACAGCAATGCAGCCGCCGCTCAGCAGTTCAACAATCTATCCATGAGTCGTTCGTTTCCTGGCGATGGACCAG TACGATTTGGAGGCATGCCGCCTGTAGGAATGCAGAGACAGGGTCAGCCCCATGTTAGCTCCTCCACGCATCCGCAGAATATGG ACATCAGTCTGCGTGGCCTGCTGAACAATCAGGCAGCACAGAGTCCCACCGCGCATCTGGGCTTCAATGGCCCGCCCAGCTATCCGGGCGGACCGCAAGGCGCACCGTCCCCCGCTCATCAGCAGTTGGGTCCACAGATGCGTCCACATTTTATGGCAGGACAGCAAAATTTTGGCCAGGGCGGTGGTGGACCGGGCGGCGGGCCGAGAGACAACAGCAATTTCATGAACAGTAATGCGCGATTTCAGTCGCAATATCAGCGCATGGCCAGCCAGCATgcacagcagcaggcagccgCTGCCGCCATGGCCGGAGcgggaggaggaggcggaggtggTGGGCAGATACCATCGCCAGGTGCATTGCAGCGACCACCAATGATGCCCAACCCCATGCAGAAT GCGTTGGGGTTTCATGGGAGCCAGGCTGGCTATAATTCTGGCCCGCCGCAAGCGAGTAACGCGATGCACAGTCTTGCCAAGTGGCATATACCACAATCCGCGCAGCAATCCAACA TTTGCCAACAGCAGGGACCCCTCTTGCCCTTTGCCAACGGACGACAGACatcagaaaattttaaaatctcACTAAAATCTCCAAATACTCTTAAGAACAGCACACCGCCTAGTCTCAGCATAGGCGGCGCTGCGCTTCCGGGCAATGGCTCCTCGTCGGCGAATAGCATAGCTCAGTTAAATGCCGCTGCACTGGGACTTGGTCCAGCTGTATCCATACTCTCCAATGTCACATCGACAAATCCAAAGACACCCAGTCCCAGCACACATGAG AATACCAAGGATTTTACTGAGCCCATCGATAAGGTGCGCGATGACTCCATTAATGATCTGATTGCCACAATTGCCAAGTTGGACTCGAATGGCGTGCAAGTGCTGCCCGAAGGACGCACTAAGACCACCTCGCCGCAGGTGCACAGCTCCACAGATCTGTCCAACACTCAGGAAG ttaataat aaaaacgaacaaaaagaTGATCCCAACGAGGATTGGTGTGCCGTATGCCTGGATGGCGGTGAATTGATGTGCTGCGACAAATGCCCAAAGGTATTCCATCAGAATTGTCACATACCCGCGATTAGCTCCTTGCCAGACGAGAGCGAGAGTTGGCAGTGTCTGCTCTGCGTTAATCTCAAGGAGCTGACCAAAACCGAGGGCAACGAAAAGTCACAGCCCGGCGAATTGAGCAGCGTGGAGCTAAGGATACTGCAGCGCATATGCCTCGAACTCTATTGTCAATACGAGCAGAGTCTTAATTTCCGCGAACCGGAATCGCCAGCCAACTCCCAATACTATGAGATTATTTGCAA CCCCATGTCATTGGATGTTATACGCACGCGACTGGATCCTTCCAGTCCCAATCACTACAAGGACATTGCTGGCTTTGTGGCCGACGTGCGTCTGATCTTCAAGAACACCTATCTCTTCTATCAG GAGGACTCGAAAACGTACAGCAATGCCAAGTATTTGGAGAACTTCTTCGAAGAGCAGCTGGCCAAATGGTTGCCCAACTTTGGTGGCAAACTCGGCGGTAGTGGAGCGTCCACCTCATCC AATTCACCGAACTTagtggctgcagctgctggctCACCTGCGCCAATGGAGAATGGTCGCAAGAGTTGTGGCTCGGCATCGTTGGCGGACAGTGAGGATGGCGCAAGCTTGCCAGCGAAACGTCCGCGTCGAACGGTGCACGAATAGAACGAGCTTTTGCCCGACGAGAAGGGCACGGAGCAGCAATCGCAGTCAAATGAGGAGAAGTCAGAGCAGCCAGCGCAAAAGGAGGACGATGAACAGCAGGAGAAGAAGGAGCAGCTAGAACAAGAATATGCGCTGACAAACGACGATGAGGCAAAGCCAACAAGCAAAGAGGATGAGCAGAAGCATGATCtgaattttccggattttgaGCTGGATTTGCCGCAACGACCGCGTAGTCTGGGCAGCAATGCAATACAAGAGAGCGCCGACTATGTGCTCCAGCTACTGCATGCATATGCCGCCGCCTTTGGCCTATAA
- the LOC133839455 gene encoding septin-2-like isoform X2 has translation MCIGETGLGKSTLMDTLFNTSFESTPSPHILPSVKLKAHTYELQESNVRLKLTICDTVGYGDQINKDDSFKAVVDYLDVQFEIYLQEELKIKRSLTTCHDSRIHICLYFICPTGHGLKSLDLVCMKKLDSKVNIIPVIAKADTISKEELQRFKAKIIQELKSNGVQIYQFPTDDETVADTNSLMNAHFPFAVVGSTEFIKVGNKLIRARQYPWGTVQVENENHCDFVKLREMLIRTNMEDMREKTHIKHYELYRQKRLEQMGFIDVDSENKPVSFQQTFEVKRSNHLAELQSKEEKVRQMFVQRVKEKETELKDSEKDLHLKFEKLKNDHAEEKRKHEESRKALEEEFLEFQRRKQQVAASHNTMTLGKSKKK, from the exons ATGTGTATAG GCGAGACTGGTCTTGGCAAATCCACATTAATGGATACACTGTTTAATACCAGTTTCGAATCTACGCCGAGTCCTCACATATTGCCCAGTGTTAAATTAAAAGCGCACACTTATGAATTACAAGAAAGTAATGTTCGACTTAAACTGACGATCTGTGATACTGTTGGATATGGCGATCAGATCAACAAGGACGATTCTTTTAAAGCTGTTGTCGATTATCTCGACGTTCAGTTCGAGATCTATTTGCAGgaagaattaaaaattaagcGCTCACTTACAACGTGCCATGACAGTCGCATTCACATTTGTCTCTACTTTATCTGTCCCACGGGACACGGCTTAAAGTCTTTGGACTTGGTCTGCATGAAGAAGTTGGATAGCAAGGTTAATATTATCCCAGTGATTGCCAAAGCTGATACTATTTCGAAGGAGGAACTGCAAAGATTCAAGGCCAAAATCATCCAGGAACTGAAGAGCAATGGTGTTCAGATCTATCAGTTCCCCACAGACGACGAAACTGTTGCAGATACCAATAGCTTGATGAATGCGCATTTTccctttgctgttgttggcagtACTGAATTTATTAAGGTGGGCAATAAACTCATCCGTGCTCGTCAGTATCCCTGGGGTACTGTCCAAGTCGAGAATGAAAACCATTGCGATTTTGTGAAGCTGCGAGAGATGCTCATTCGAACCAATATGGAAGATATGCGCGAGAAGACACACATAAAACATTATGAACTATATCGGCAGAAGCGTTTAGAGCAGATGGGTTTTATTGATGTGGACAGCGAGAACAAGCCAGTTTCATTTCAACAAACGTTCGAGGTCAAGCGCTCCAATCATTTGGCTGAATTGCAATCTAAGGAAGAGAAAGTGCGCCAGATGTTTGTCCAGCGAGTAAAGGAAAAGGAAACGGAGCTCAAAGATAGCGAGaaagatttgcatttaaagttCGAAAAGTTGAAGAATGATCATGCTGAGGAGAAACGTAAGCATGAAGAATCTCGCAAAGCTCTGGAAGAGGaatttttagaatttcaaagGCGTAAGCAACAGGTGGCTGCCTCCCACAATACCATGACACTGGgcaaaagcaagaaaaaataG
- the LOC133839454 gene encoding septin-2: MSAEVDFVNKKEMHLRTLKQSGHVGFDSLPDQLVNKSVQNGFVFNVMCIGETGLGKSTLMDTLFNTSFESTPSPHTLPSVKLKAHTYELQESNVRLKLTICDTVGYGDQINKDDSFKAVVDYIDAQFENYLQEELKIKRSLVTCHDSRIHICLYFICPTGHGLKSLDLVCMKKLDSKVNIIPVIAKADTISKAELQRFKAKIIQELNSNGVHIYQFPTDDETVADTNSLMNAHIPFAVVGSTEFIKVGNKLIRARQYPWGTVQVENETHCDFVKLREMLIRTNMEDMREKTHTRHYELYRQKRLEQMGFSDVDSENKPVSFQQTFEAKRSNHLAELQSKEEEVRQMFVQRVKEKEAELKDSEKDLHLKFEKLKRDHAEEKRKLEESRKALEEDYIDFQRRKQQLATAHHTLTLGKSKKK; encoded by the exons atgtCGGCTGAAGTtgattttgtaaacaaaaaggaaatgcATTTACGCACTCTAAAGCAGTCGGGTCATGTAGGATTCGATAGTTTGCCCGATCAATTGGTCAATAAAAGCGTTCAAAACGGATTCGTTTTCAACGTCATGTGTATAG GCGAGACCGGTCTTGGCAAATCCACATTGATGGACACACTGTTCAACACCAGTTTCGAGTCCACGCCGAGCCCTCACACCTTACCCAGCGTTAAATTGAAGGCTCACACTTACGAGCTACAAGAGAGTAACGTTCGACTTAAGCTGACGATTTGCGATACTGTCGGATATGGAGATCAGATTAACAAGGATGATTCTTTCAAGGCAGTCGTCGACTACATTGATGCCCAGTTCGAGAATTATTTGCAGGAAGAGCTCAAGATTAAGCGATCACTTGTCACATGTCATGACAGTCGCATACATATTTGCCTCTACTTTATTTGTCCAACGGGACACGGCTTGAAGTCTTTGGATTTGGTCTGCATGAAGAAGCTGGACAGCAAGGTTAACATTATTCCAGTGATTGCCAAAGCTGATACTATTTCCAAGGCGGAACTGCAACGATTTAAGGCCAAGATCATCCAGGAACTCAACAGCAATGGCGTTCACATCTATCAGTTTCCTACTGACGACGAAACTGTTGCAGACACCAATAGTTTGATGAATGCGCATATTccctttgctgttgttggcagcaCTGAGTTTATTAAGGTGGGAAATAAACTCATCCGTGCTCGTCAGTACCCCTGGGGTACCGTCCAAGTGGAGAACGAGACACATTGCGATTTTGTGAAGCTGCGAGAGATGCTTATTCGCACCAATATGGAAGATATGCGTGAGAAAACGCACACAAGACATTACGAACTCTATCGACAAAAGCGACTAGAGCAGATGGGCTTCAGTGATGTGGATAGCGAGAACAAGCCTGTCTCGTTCCAACAAACATTCGAAGCCAAGCGCTCCAATCATCTGGCTGAATTGCAGTCCAAGGAAGAGGAAGTGCGTCAGATGTTTGTGCAGCGCGTTAAGGAAAAGGAGGCTGAGCTTAAGGACAGTGAGAAGGATTTGCATTTGAAGTTTGAGAAACTCAAGCGTGATCATGCTGAGGAAAAACGCAAACTTGAGGAATCTCGCAAAGCGCTGGAAGAGGACTACATCGATTTCCAGAGGCGCAAGCAGCAGTTGGCTACAGCTCATCATACACTGACGCTGGGCAAGAGCAAGAAGAAGTAG
- the LOC133839455 gene encoding septin-2-like isoform X1 has translation MSAIDTANKKEPNFRSLKPSGHVGFDSLPDQLVNKSVENGFVFNIMCIGETGLGKSTLMDTLFNTSFESTPSPHILPSVKLKAHTYELQESNVRLKLTICDTVGYGDQINKDDSFKAVVDYLDVQFEIYLQEELKIKRSLTTCHDSRIHICLYFICPTGHGLKSLDLVCMKKLDSKVNIIPVIAKADTISKEELQRFKAKIIQELKSNGVQIYQFPTDDETVADTNSLMNAHFPFAVVGSTEFIKVGNKLIRARQYPWGTVQVENENHCDFVKLREMLIRTNMEDMREKTHIKHYELYRQKRLEQMGFIDVDSENKPVSFQQTFEVKRSNHLAELQSKEEKVRQMFVQRVKEKETELKDSEKDLHLKFEKLKNDHAEEKRKHEESRKALEEEFLEFQRRKQQVAASHNTMTLGKSKKK, from the exons ATGTCTGCAATTGATACTGCAAACAAAAAGGAACCAAATTTTCGATCGCTGAAACCGTCAGGACATGTGGGATTTGATAGTCTGCCTGATCAGTTGGTTAATAAAAGCGTTGAAAATGGATTTGTATTCAACATCATGTGTATAG GCGAGACTGGTCTTGGCAAATCCACATTAATGGATACACTGTTTAATACCAGTTTCGAATCTACGCCGAGTCCTCACATATTGCCCAGTGTTAAATTAAAAGCGCACACTTATGAATTACAAGAAAGTAATGTTCGACTTAAACTGACGATCTGTGATACTGTTGGATATGGCGATCAGATCAACAAGGACGATTCTTTTAAAGCTGTTGTCGATTATCTCGACGTTCAGTTCGAGATCTATTTGCAGgaagaattaaaaattaagcGCTCACTTACAACGTGCCATGACAGTCGCATTCACATTTGTCTCTACTTTATCTGTCCCACGGGACACGGCTTAAAGTCTTTGGACTTGGTCTGCATGAAGAAGTTGGATAGCAAGGTTAATATTATCCCAGTGATTGCCAAAGCTGATACTATTTCGAAGGAGGAACTGCAAAGATTCAAGGCCAAAATCATCCAGGAACTGAAGAGCAATGGTGTTCAGATCTATCAGTTCCCCACAGACGACGAAACTGTTGCAGATACCAATAGCTTGATGAATGCGCATTTTccctttgctgttgttggcagtACTGAATTTATTAAGGTGGGCAATAAACTCATCCGTGCTCGTCAGTATCCCTGGGGTACTGTCCAAGTCGAGAATGAAAACCATTGCGATTTTGTGAAGCTGCGAGAGATGCTCATTCGAACCAATATGGAAGATATGCGCGAGAAGACACACATAAAACATTATGAACTATATCGGCAGAAGCGTTTAGAGCAGATGGGTTTTATTGATGTGGACAGCGAGAACAAGCCAGTTTCATTTCAACAAACGTTCGAGGTCAAGCGCTCCAATCATTTGGCTGAATTGCAATCTAAGGAAGAGAAAGTGCGCCAGATGTTTGTCCAGCGAGTAAAGGAAAAGGAAACGGAGCTCAAAGATAGCGAGaaagatttgcatttaaagttCGAAAAGTTGAAGAATGATCATGCTGAGGAGAAACGTAAGCATGAAGAATCTCGCAAAGCTCTGGAAGAGGaatttttagaatttcaaagGCGTAAGCAACAGGTGGCTGCCTCCCACAATACCATGACACTGGgcaaaagcaagaaaaaataG
- the LOC133839451 gene encoding LOW QUALITY PROTEIN: signal recognition particle subunit SRP72 (The sequence of the model RefSeq protein was modified relative to this genomic sequence to represent the inferred CDS: deleted 1 base in 1 codon) encodes MSKDTNPKEALIKAAYADVHKFGQNQEFDKAVKAVNRILGVAPDDQTALHCKVVCLMQLSKFDEAHKFIEKNRLSTSLIFEKSYCEYRLNKQLQALKTIDDAGLPQPLPPKLKELRTQILYRLERYDDCLDAYKDIIKNTSDEYEDERRTNLSAVAANLALDKEKEVPDVPEDTYEQYFNSACIQSNRQKFVEAERKLRTSEKLCREFLEEEGASEEEILEELDVIRVQLAYCLQQQGKLKEASVIYAECLRHKPKDAALVAVASNNAVVINKDQNVFDSKKKIRAAMAEACEPKLTSRQKQIIALNNCLLALYTNASDQVQQLTQKLVTSYPQVEFEALLIRCSQLAKDKKHKDAIEQLQKFAVANKTHAFVSKFAIIQLQLLQGNRKDAIETLLSLGEAKYKPGVVSALVSLYLGTDNKPAASDVLKSAVEWYKQNNVSSGDLSDMWRQAAEFHLRGGASETAASSLEELLKLKPNDMKVLAQLVIAYAQFNPKRALEISRRLPKLETLTTASEIDALEAANWVMSTKAAKKSANAKIEPSPSTPAAEKKSANRKRKGKLPKNYNAEVGPDPERWLPKYERTGFRKKRGGARGKDVIKGSQGMATGAADQYDMSNRANLSKNSPATPVYQEPTPGPRQQHRKGGHKKKKGGRF; translated from the exons aTGTCGAAAGACACAAATCCAAAAGAGGCGCTTATTAAAGCGGCCTACGCCGATGTGCACAAGTTTGGTCAGAATCAGGAGTTCGACAAAGCCGTTAAAGCCGTTAATCGCA TTTTAGGAGTTGCACCCGATGACCAAACGGCATTGCACTGCAAAGTTGTCTGCCTCATGCAACTGTCCAAGTTCGACGAAGCTCATAAGTTTATTGAGAAGAATCGTCTCAGCACATCGCTGATCTTTGAGAAATCCTACTGCGAGTATCGCTTGAACAAGCAACTGCAAGCGTTGAAGACCATCGATGATGCGGGTTTACCTCAACCGCTGCCACCCAAGCTCAAGGAGTTGCGCACTCAAATTCTGTATCGCCTGGAGCGCTATGATGACTGTCTGGATGCCTATAAGGATATTATTAAGAATACTAGCGATGAATATGAAGATGAACGTCGCACCAATCTAAGTGCAGTAGCTGCAAACTTGGCGTTAGACAAGGAAAAGGAAGTGCCCGATGTACCTGAGGACACCTACgaacaatatttcaatagcGCTTGCATTCAATCTAATCGCCAAAAGTTCGTGGAAGCCGAACGCAAGTTGCGCACTAGCGAGAAGTTGTGCCGCGAGTTTCTTGAGGAAGAGGGCGCCAGCGAGGAGGAAATACTTGAGGAGCTGGACGTGATACGTGTTCAGTTGGCATATTGTCTGCAGCAGCAGGGCAAGCTGAAGGAAGCCAGCGTTATTTACGCTGAATGCTTGCGTCACAAGCCGAAGGATGCAGCTCTCGTAGCGGTGGCCAGCAATAATGCGGTGGTCATCAATAAGGATCAAAATGTCTTTGATTCCAAGAAGAAAATACGCGCTGCCATGGCAGAAGCTTGCGAGCCAAAGCTGACATCGCGCCAAAAGCAAATTATTGCCTTAAACAATTGTTTGTTGGCACTTTATACAAATGCCAGCGATCAAGTGCAGCAGCTGACACAAAAACTGGTCACCAGCTATCCACAAGTCGAGTTTGAGGCTCTCCTAATACGCTGCAGTCAACTGGCCAAGGACAAGAAGCATAAGGATGCCATTGAGCAGTTGCAGAAATTTGCAGTCGCGAACAAGACGCATGCATTTGTTAGCAAATTCGCCATCattcagctgcagttgctgcag gGTAATCGCAAG GATGCTATTGAAACGCTGCTGTCGCTGGGCGAAGCCAAGTACAAGCCTGGTGTTGTATCCGCACTCGTCTCGCTTTATCTAGGAACTGACAACAAGCCCGCTGCTTCCGACGTGCTCAAGTCGGCCGTGGAATGGTATAAGCAGAACAATGTCAGCAGCGGCGATTTGTCGGACATGTGGCGTCAAGCAGCCGAATTTCATTTGCGTGGTGGCGCTTCAGAGACGGCGGCCAGTTCGTTGGAGGAGCTGCTCAAGCTAAAGCCCAACGACATGAAGGTGTTGGCTCAGCTTGTTATTGCCTATGCGCAATTTAATCCCAAGCGTGCGCTGGAAATAAGTCGTCGTTTGCCCAAGCTAGAAACTTTGACCACTGCCTCGGAAATTGATGCACTCGAGGCGGCCAATTGGGTAATGTCCACCAAGGCGGCCAAGAAGTCGGCCAATGCCAAAATCGAACCCTCACCGAGCACACCGGCAGCTGAGAAGAAGAGCGCCAATCGCAAACGCAAAGGCAAACTCCCCAAGAACTATAATGCTGAAGTCGGACCCGATCCCGAACGCTGGTTGCCCAAATATGAGCGCACTGGATTCCGTAAGAAGCGTGGTGGCGCACGTGGCAAGGATGTCATCAAGGGCTCCCAGGGCATGGCCACGGGTGCAGCTGACCAATA CGACATGTCGAATCGCGCTAATTTGAGCAAGAACTCGCCTGCGACGCCAGTTTATCAGGAGCCAACTCCTGGTCCCAGGCAACAACATCGCAAGGGTGGacacaagaagaagaagggtGGACGTTTCTAA